tctgcAATCGTCtgtgtatctccgaattttccctcgtttttgcagttttttaaccttcggaatattttctgtgcgaggagtgctccatgattcggtaaagtatgtatgttaactactaaaatgttgttgtttgaaaactgtgaacggccaaatttacgaggacagcgttcagctttgtgtaaatgcatgtctaccttaccgcttctgactccacCAACCGTTGGagagtcccgatttatcgcaaagtttctactgacagcgaaagtcagtgttacaaatatattttctagtactttgcggatgtaaacatgtgtagcttatccgaaatctggtgtttctttaggctaaaacagtaccaaaatgttagaggtcgtgcatttgagctccgatggagcAGTCATTGTTTATAtaccctgattttcgtcaaatgttgcgtgacagatgaaataaaggtcagattttcgttccgcaggactggggaagtgtataGCAGTTTaacttttaaatgtttgttgttatcggatatttttatggtagggaatgtagACTTATATTATCGatacctagcaagagttttctgcagcgtctatggctaaaataacattcaccatgacttgtataaaaaaaaccctcaaattctcagtgtcattactcggaacgtgccatgcaagagcaaagtgtacatattcagaacgtcagtttgatcgttaatgagattctgtgttaagtacgaagtattgttgtcggggaccgcttggtaaatgaactttaatatattccaagatagatcgcacaaagaaacctcagcagttgctTGTTCCGTTTTTCTCGGGGGTCTATGGTCTATCTTAATATTTAATAATCTGTACGTTGACGACAATTGGGGCAAAAAATGTTTGCTATGTCGTTTAATCGAATATCAAAGTGTAAGTGCCCTTAAGCCAATGGAGATTCGTGTAATATTAGATTTATATTATGAGTTCACTTTTCAGAGATCATGCAAATCGCTGTCTCTATTGAAGGCTCACAGACGCACAAGGAATCAAGTGATCCAAATTTAGAGTCCAAAATCTGTAACCGAGTGGCATTCTACATTAAGGTTACGATTGTATTAAAATTTCAGATCCTCCAAGAGTGCACATCGATGACAAAGTATCAACAATAAACGAAGGAGAAACAGCGACGTTAGTTTGCAAAGTTGAGGCAAAGCCAGCGGCAACTTACCATAACTGGACAAAAGAGGGGGTTGTCGTGTCTACAGAGCTGAACTACACCATCGAAAATGCTACTTGGCTCGATTCTGGTCACTACGAGTGCATTGCTGTTAATACGTTCTACGATGGAACGACAGGAATTGGAAAGGACGTAACTGAACTCAGTGTTGAATGTATGTGTAGTACACATTACTAAGAGCAAATTGTATTCGATACTACATTCTGCATACATTTCATCTATCGGATAACTAAGAGGAGAACCTCATACAGAGATTTAGACTATGAAGTTTACCTCCGTGGTAGTACCATGATGCAATTTTAGCTGTGCCTTAAACAAAATCTTCGGCTAGGAAACATCAGGCAGGATAATCATTTATTACTATAAGATACATCTGGAGAAGCTATAAAGAAACGTGCAAGCATTTAACAATATCAATTGCTGAATTTTGTATGTACAGATTTTCCGAACGTTGCGGTTGTCGACGAAAAAGTAACAGTAAAGGAAGGTGAGAATGCAACTTGGAATGCGAAATTAATTCCAACCCTAAAGTAACCTACCACAACTGGACGAAAGATGGCGTGGTCCTGTCTACAGAGCTTAACTACACTATCTTTGATGCCAATCGACTTTATTCTGGCTTCTACCAGTGCATCGCTGGTAATACACTATCCGATGGAAGGACTGGAATGTCATCCTCCATGGTCGCATTGGATGTTCAGTGTATGTAAAAATTTCTGTGCAGAAAACTTAATCCATATCAGAATATTTTGTGGAGCATATTTATAAGTACAATGTAGTACTCCTGAATATATATTACAGATGGTTCCTGGAATTATTAAATTAGGGTTtcgcattttttctcatagatcaaaaacaatcaaaaacaaaataaaattgatatttcCGGCCGCTGTCTAGGTCATATTCTCTGGTATTAAGAACGATATTATTGGATTGACTGTTATGTGTATTACTAAACAATCTTTTCGCTTCATACTTGCCATAACCTTTTCAAATATATGCCATGAGGGGACGGGGTCAACAGACATGCTCCATCAGGACATACAAATTAGCCTAGCAAGTTTGCTTAGTGTACCGTATGTATTGTTTCCGTCCTATTTACATGTCATTACTGGCGTTTTCCAACCAGTCTTCAGCTAGAACTGGCACACAGACAGGTAGACATGCAGACTGACGGAGAGACaaacaatattaatttttaaGTGTGTTGTTTTAAGTCTTACATGGAATTGATAAATATAAGCATTACAATGCATTTCCAGATCCCCCAGAGGTTAGCATCGACAACGAAGAATTCTCAATAAAGAAAGGAGAAAGAGTGTCCTTAATTTGCAAAGTTGAAGCAAATCCAGCGGCAACTTACCACAACTGGACGAAAAATGGCGTTGTCGTGTCTACAGAGCTGAACTACACCATCGAAAATGCCACCTGGGTCGATTCTGGTCACTACGAGTGCATTGCTGTTAATACATTCTACGATGGAACGACAGGGATGGGAAACAACGTAACTGAGCTCAGTGTTGAAGGTATGTGTAGTAAACATTACTAAGGATATTTTTGTTCCTTACGACACTTCTGCATATATTTATTCATGGATGACTATGAGGAGAaccgaaaaaaaaatgattaagaATATGACTTTTAGCTTGAACAAAAATCGATGTTCGGGCAGGAAAGTCATGACACGAAACTGAAGTTTATAAAATGATCGTCACTTATTACTACAATAAAGAAGCTTTGAAGAAAATGCaagtattttaaaatatcaaatggtgaattttatatttacaGATTTCCCGAACGTTGCGGTTGTCCACGAAAAAGTAACAGTAAAGGAAGGTGAGAATGCAACCTTGAAATGCGAAATTAATTCCAACCCTGAAGTAACCTACCACAACTGGACGAAAGAGGGCGTGGTCCTGTCTACAGAGCTTAACTACACTATCTTTGATGCCAATCGACTTATTTCTGGCTTCTACCAGTGCATTGCTGGCAATACACTATCCGATGGAAGGACTGGAATGTCATCCTCCATGGTCGAATTGGATGTTCAGTGTATGTAAACATTTCTTTGCAGAAAACTTAATCCATATTAGAATATTTTTTAGCAtatttataaatacatgtagaacTCCTGAATATATATCACAGCTTTGTGGAATTATTTAATTAGGGTTTCGCATTTTTCTCATAGATCAAAaacaatcaacaacaaaaaatgtgaTGTTTCCGGCCGCTGTCTAGGTCATATTCTTTGGTATTAAGAACGATATTATTGGATTGACTGTTATGTGTATTATTAAACATTCTTTTTCGCTTCATACTTGCCATGACCCTTTCAAATATATGCTATGAGGAAACAGGGTCGATAGATGTAGTCCATCAGGTTATAAAAATTAGCATAGAAAGTTTATTTAGTGTACCTTATGTATTGTTTCCCTCCTATTGACACTAATTACTCGCGTATTCAAAACGGCCATCAGATATAACTGGCACACAGACAGGTAGACATGTAGACTGACCGAGAGACACACAATTTTTAAGTGTGTTGTTTAAGTCTTACctggaatgataaatataagCATCACAATGCATTTCTAGATACTCCAGTGGTTTACATCGACAACGAAGAATTCTCAATAAAGGAAGGAGAAACAGCGACGTTATTTTGCCGAATTGAGGCAAATCCAGCAGCAACTTACCACAACTGGACCAAAGATGGCGTTGTCGTGTCTACAGAGCTGAACTACACTATCGAAAATGCTACTTGGCTCGATTCTGGTCACTACGAGTGCATTGCTGTTAATACGTTCTACGATGGAACTACAGGAATTGGAAACAACGTAACTGAGCTCAATGTTGAATGTATGTGTAGAAAATATTACTAAGGATATTTTGTTCAATACGACACTTCTGCATATATTAAATCCATCGGATGACTAAATGGAGAAGAGAAACAGAGATTTAGACAATGAAGTTTAGCTTAGCGATGATATACCAAGATACAATTTTAACTGTGCTTTAAAGAAAATCGGTGCTCGGGTAGGAAAGTCATCACATGAAACTGAATTTTCCTAAGATTTAATCGTTATTGATTACTATCAGATATAACTAAAGAAgctttgaaaaactgaaaagcattttaaaatatcaattgCTGAATTTTCTATCTACAGATTTCCCGAATGTAGCGGTTGCAAACAAAATAGTAACAGTAAAGGAAGGTGAAAATGCAACCTTGAAATGCGAAATTAATTCCAACCCTAAAATAACCTACCACAACTGGACGAAAGATGGCGTTGTCCTGTCTACAGAGCTTAACTTCACTATCTTTGATGCCAATCGACTTGATTCTGGCTTTTATCAGTGCATCGCTGGTAATACGTTATCCGATGGGACGACAGGGATGTCATCCTCAATGGCCGAATTGGATGTTCAGTGTATGtatcaaaatatcacatcatACTGTCTATAGTCACTTTTGGCTCGTGTAATTGGATGTTTATACATTGAGTGTTTTAATTCATTCAGGATTCGGAACAAATGTaagacaaacaaaaatgtttacTTTCGGTATATTGCAAACACTACTTAGCAGAAAACCTTGGTCAATGTTTAAATCCTTTCAGAAGGATGTGCGGTGAAATAGTTATCACGAAATTTTATGCTGAAGAGGACTATACTAAATACGAATTtcgaatttcatatttttctaagAGATCAAAATACGATGCAAAAGTGGAATGATTCCCGCCGTTGCCTCTGTTATATTCAAGTCTTATGAActatttcattactttggcTCTTATTTGAATAATAACTTATTCTTGCCCCTTCCAATTATGCCATAGTATTTTAACAATACAAATATTACACGCTATGAGGGACCAGTATCagtacattttttgtaaaaggATATGCAAAGCCAGTAAGAAATTTTACTTGGTAAGCCTTTATGGCATTGTTTCGCACATGTTCTTCAGCCAACTGTTATCTGAGACAGACTGAACaaaagacggacagacagaagAAGACAGAAGaggaaaagacagacagacagacagacagatagacaggcaggcagacagagatagatagatagatagatagatagatagatagatagatagatagatagatagatagatagatagatagatagatagatagatagatagatagatagatagatagatagatagatagatagatagatagatagatagatagatagatagatagatagatagatagatagatagatagatagatagatagaaaggtaggtaggtaggtaggtaggtaggtaggtaggtagatagatagatagatagatagatagatagatagatagatagatagatagatagatagacagacagacagacagacagacagacagacagacagacagacagacagacagacagagagatagatagatagatagatagatagatagatagatagatagatagatagatagatagatagataggtaggtaggtaggtaggtaggtagatagatagatagatagatagatagatagatagatagatagatagatagatagatagatagatagatagatagacagacagacagacagacagatagacagacagacagatagatagatagatagatagatagatagatagatagatagatagatagatagatagatagatagatagatagatagaaaaatagacagatagacatacagacagacagacagatagttTGACACAGACAAACACTAATACAGACAGGTTTGCAGACGGAAAAACTCGCAAGCTTGCATAGGCACAGACTATTagatataaatgtatgtcttGCAAAGGATTGATTGGTTGATACAAGGATTGCAATACATTTGCAGATACACCAGATGTAAACATAGAGAGCGAAGCATCGAAAATAAAGGAAGGAGAAACAGCGAAATTAACATGTAGAATAGAGTCAAACCCGGAGGCGACGGTCCACAACTGGACGAAAGATGGCGTTATCGTGTCTACAGGCTTAAACCTTACGATTGGAAATGCCCGACGGCTCGATTCTGGTCTCTACGAGTGCATTGCTGTTAATACGTTCTACGATGGAACGACAGGAGTGGCATACTATAGGACGGAACTAAGTGTTCAATGTACGTCTGaaaatttatatataatattatatatatatatatatatatatatatatatatatatatatataactatatatatataactatatatatatatatatatatatatatatatatatatatatatatatatatatatatatatatatatatatatatatatatatagtatacagatgtccttgcTTGAAATTTCACTGCTCTATGCTATAATCAGCGAGTTAtgtaacacaaattacttcaagagATTTGTGTAATAAGGAGTTTATAATACCAAGTAATTGGAGTGCATTTAACAGCAAAAAAGACATACTTttatgatcagtgtttgtaaaTATGATGTGTCTGATgttgactttcaatttacagatttCCCAAACGTTACTGTTGATGAGAAACTGGTGAAAATTAAGGAAGGTGGAAATGCAACCTTGAAATGTGAAATTGATTCCAACCCGGAAGTCACTTTCCATAACTGGACCAAGGATGGCGCTGTCCTGTCTACATATCTGACCCATACCATCGGGAACGTCAACCGGCTTGACTCTGGGTTGTACACGTGTATTGCTGGCAACACTTTGTACGATGGAACCACAGGAATATCAAACAGTACAGCCGAATTGAGCGTTGAATGTATGGATTCACATTTTACTACATCTCTGATTTACTTTTCCTTATTTATGAATATctcaaaagtttcattgattGATTCAATAATTTCCAATCTTGGAGCAAACAAAATCGGAATTAGCCACTAGGAATAGAGTAAACGAGACAAACTACCGGTAGATTTATTTCCTGtgcagaaaacaaaacaatgtaaagTATTTGATGTGTGGAGATTTGCTCAGCGTTGAAAAATCCAGATGCGAGAAGACACTTACCGTATTGTTATAAGtggaaaatatttgcaaaaggCAAACGCAGGTTTTAATTATCCGACAGGGTAAGATCACCTCTTTGCCATGCATTGAAACAGATCTCCGAGGTATTTGTTGTTCTAAGGTGCTCCGTCGACCCGGAAGGAATGATAAAGTACAGACTTTGACACTGATATTGTGTCAAAATGATGAGAAATACCATTTCAGTTTCATTACAATAAACCACAATGCAATGTTGAATACACAGGAATTTGTTATTCAATGGATTGTCAATAGATTGTTGATAACGACTTTATTATGAGTAACATTGCCCGTTTTATTAGTTAAGTAAATCGACAGCATTTCTGCTACGACGATCAAGACTAGTCGAGAAACAGGAATAAAATAGGCAGAAATTATAACTGTGTCAACATCCTAGAGCATTTTGCTGTGAGTTCAAGAAAGTATTTCCGATTGATAAATACATATTTCATGGGACGTTTATTCCCGTTATTGTCAACAGATTTAGCTGTCACAGAAAGCCATGGACCATCCGGCGCAGTCGTAGAAGGTGTAAACAAAACCATGATTAGGTGTACCGTGACTGACGGGGTACCTGATCCACATACCATCACGCTGTTCCACGTGAATGAAACGGTGAACCGGGTCGACAGCACTGAAAGCCCGAACGGGGTCACGAGCCACACCTTTGACCTCGGGGTCACGCAGCGCTGGCACAACGGCAGCTACTACTGTGAAACCAAAACAAGATTCGAGGACAACAGCGAGGAAAGTGAAATATCTGACGAAATATCGGTGATCGTTCACTGTGAGTACCCCATAcatcacggttactctaccccagaGTAGGAAAAGAGTAGTAATGCATACATAGCCTTTTTCCCGTCTTCCCACAATGTATTGCTGTTGCCGTAATAAGCATCATATACACACTCAAAGCAACAAAATTCATGAGGGGATTGGCCGCACAAACCATGTAGGTAACTAATCCCCTGAGAGCGGAAAAATTCCGAATTACCGAATTAACGGCTTATGACtccccagagagtaaataaactaccgatcaagtagaacaaaagatcacaatgtttatgaatatgacatcacccgtgatatttctagagcaatcaccgattgacagtcagttcacactTCAAGTAAGGTatattttcatatggaaatgattcgaacctacagcgtttgtgccggggaatcttggcatgtTTGTGCTGTTATAACGGTTAGTTATACATTaatgacagaaatttgcaaTACCAGAAAAGGCCTCGTGTATTGTATCCATCGGCGATGAAAATAGAGGGCAGGGTTTAACTGCCATAGTATTTTATAGGTAACATATCCTGCGTATACAACGTTGCATGAGTAacgctttgtataccctagCGCGCACTGCATCACGGAACCGGCAAAATAACTATTGATACGTAAGAATAGCAAGGCAAGTATCTATATTGCAAAGTAGATTATTGCACCGAGTGGTGACCAAGTGTGTTACTCATTGTAATACACGCGTTTCCAATCAGaatacatgtgattttacacgccataaaatttgacaatcAGGCGGCCATTAGCGTCAGGAACTAGATGATAACTACCCAGACACCTACACACATATTTCCTTTCACACACTCCCCCACCAAAACTGATGTCCCTTTACAAAGATCGGAGTAGGTTACCGACGCCTAATGCAAGCTACTGGAAAACGATGTTTAAATCAATCGGATTCACCGATACACTGCTGATGATTTGGATATCCATGACAGTAAAAATAGTGTAGGAAAAACCATATCCAGTTTTAGCATGATAGGGCACAACTATCATTCTCTTGTTGATCGTTAAGATACAACTACACTTGCATGTCTCTACTTGTTGTTTGCCCTTTAAAGACAAACCAACCATCACAACTACCGACGAAACCATCTTCGTTAGGGAGGGATCACGCGCAACTCTCACCTGCACAGCAGAGGCTTACCCGGGAGCTGACATAACGTGGATGAAAGCCGGCAAAACCCTCGATGTGGGAACAGATAGCAGTACTTACGTC
The sequence above is drawn from the Ptychodera flava strain L36383 unplaced genomic scaffold, AS_Pfla_20210202 Scaffold_63__1_contigs__length_709137_pilon, whole genome shotgun sequence genome and encodes:
- the LOC139128659 gene encoding B-cell receptor CD22-like, whose translation is MVALDVQYPPEVSIDNEEFSIKKGERVSLICKVEANPAATYHNWTKNGVVVSTELNYTIENATWVDSGHYECIAVNTFYDGTTGMGNNVTELSVEDFPNVAVVHEKVTVKEGENATLKCEINSNPEVTYHNWTKEGVVLSTELNYTIFDANRLISGFYQCIAGNTLSDGRTGMSSSMVELDVQYTPVVYIDNEEFSIKEGETATLFCRIEANPAATYHNWTKDGVVVSTELNYTIENATWLDSGHYECIAVNTFYDGTTGIGNNVTELNVEYFPNVAVANKIVTVKEGENATLKCEINSNPKITYHNWTKDGVVLSTELNFTIFDANRLDSGFYQCIAGNTLSDGTTGMSSSMAELDVQYTPDVNIESEASKIKEGETAKLTCRIESNPEATVHNWTKDGVIVSTGLNLTIGNARRLDSGLYECIAVNTFYDGTTGVAYYRTELSVQYFPNVTVDEKLVKIKEGGNATLKCEIDSNPEVTFHNWTKDGAVLSTYLTHTIGNVNRLDSGLYTCIAGNTLYDGTTGISNSTAELSVEYLAVTESHGPSGAVVEGVNKTMIRCTVTDGVPDPHTITLFHVNETVNRVDSTESPNGVTSHTFDLGVTQRWHNGSYYCETKTRFEDNSEESEISDEISVIVHYKPTITTTDETIFVREGSRATLTCTAEAYPGADITWMKAGKTLDVGTDSSTYVIQAVTEDNAGEYICRAENDIGIDQVIIRVSITTPVEKDALKEPLNYTLVILAVVPIIILSILIITFVVVKALRSGKLQIKQVPYENHFYIHPDAGNKHFVGTVEMRY